The stretch of DNA GTTGATATAGAAGAGGCCACCGCGCCAGTGCTTGTCATCGTCCCGGTGGATCAGCCCGGTGTCTTCCTCGGCGTCGTCCCGCTCACGGTTGTTCCTGGCCAGGATTACGACGACCACCACGACGGCGGCCAGGATCGGGAGCACGACCACCAGCGGCGCCCACGGCGTGACCGTCCCGGTCCACATCAGCAGCGACGATCCCAGCATTCCCAGGTCGATCATCGCCACCAGCCCGAGCAGGGCCTTGGCGCCCAGGGACATGTACTGGCGGTACCAGCGCGCGGAGCCGACCGGGTGCGCCGGGTCGAGGTCGGGCCGGCTGCGGAAGATCGCCGCCGCGATACCGACGAGCAGCGCGGTCACGCCGATCTGCACGAAAACCAGTGAGAAGGCGGTCCCGACCGACTTGGCGGCCAGCCGGTGGGGCGCTCCGTTCGCGCCGTAGTGCACCGCGAGCATCTCGGGCATCGACGGGTAGCTGATCACGCCGATCACCACAGTGGCGGCTGTAATGATAAGTGCCGGTGCCAGCCAGAGCCAGGGAAACCGGGGTGGATCGGTCCGCAGCCCGGTGTCCACGGCGATGCCTTGGTGCAGGTCCTTGTACCAGCCCCCGGCGGCCTTGGCGGCCCGGATCTCATGGTTGGCCAGGAAGAAGCAGCCCCACCAGACGCCGTCGAGCACCAGCACCGACAACGGCAGCAGCAACGTCTCGCCGGTCACGGCGTAGATGACGACGCCGACCCCGGCAGTCGCAATTCCACTGAGGAGTACCCGCCATCGGTAGATGCGGGTCTGCCCGACCACCGTCGGGTCGTCGGCATGTTGGGGCGGTACCCGAACCCCGAAGGGCACGGTGGGGCTGGTGATCGAGGGCAGCACCAGGGCGATTGCGAGCACGAGTGCCAGCAACGTGGAGCTCAGGACGATGGCAACGGTCATGGCGTTTCCTCTGGCTTCCTGGCATCAAATGAATCGAGGATCGAGCGGCAGGTCTTGAGAACCTCGTCGGCCGGTAAGCCTCTGGCGACGGCCTCGGCCAGCAGGATCCGTGCCCTCGCGGTCCACTCCGTGGAGAACGGCGGGTCCGCGGCCGTCGGGGTCACCACCGCACCGGTCTTGCGGTTGAGCCGGATCAGGCCCTGCTGGCGCAGGAGGTCGTAGGCCTTGTTCACGGTGTGGAAGTTGATCCCGAAGTCGGCTGCGAGCGTCCTGGTGGCCGGCAATGAGCTGCCCTCGGCCAGCACGCCCTCGGCGATCGCCTCCACGATCTGGTCCCGGATTTGCTGGTAGAGCGGCACCTCGCTGGCCAGGTCGACGTTGAGGATCATCACTCCCACCTCCCGCCTTTGTTATATAAGTTATAGAACAAATATCGGCCGGCGGCAACGTCCCTGTGGCCCCCTGCAGTGCCCGACTGCGCCTGTACGGCCCGGGCGGACAGGGGTTTCTTTCCTGGCCCGTTGCGGACGCACAGCAGATGTACAGGAACCGCCCACGTAATCCACAACCGCTGATCCCAGAATGGGGGCAACAGCGATGAAGGGACATGCCATGTTTGAAAGCGACGGCGACCCGGCGGCCTCGGGCCCGGGCCGGGGCCGGAAGACCTTTGGCGTGCCGGTACTGGTCGGCGCGGTGCTGACCGCCGGGCTGCTCGGAGGTGTCACTGCGGCCGGCGCAGGCGGGCTGCTGGAGGCGCCGTCCGTTTCCACCGCTGCGCCCGCGGCGTCGGTGCCGGAGCAGGTCGTGGTGAACAGCGCCGATAACGCCATGGACGTTTCCGCCGCGGCGAAGAAAGCCTCTCCCAGCGTGGTCACCATCTCGGCGGCTTCGGGCAACGTCGGCGGAACCGGGTCCGGGATCATTCTGGACAGTCAGGGCCACATCCTGACCAACACCCACGTCGTGACCCTTGACGGGCAGGCCGCCACCGCGACGATCGAGGTCCGCACCAACGACGGAAAGGTCTACCAAGGCACGGTAGTGGGGACCGACCCCCTGTCGGACCTGGCCGTCGTCAAAATCGACGCTGCGGATCTCGTGCCCGCGGCCCTCGGGGACTCCTCGAAGGTCAACGTCGGCGACACGGCCATCGCCATCGGCGCGCCGCTCGGGCTGCAGGGCACCGTCACGGACGGGATCGTCTCCGCACTGAGCAGAACCATCAGCATCGCCTCCTCCGCCGCGCCTGACACGAGCGGCTCGACCGGGAGCAATGGGCGCCGTTTCCGCTACGCCCCGCCCAACGGATCGCAGAACAGCTCCGGAGCGGGCCAGGCAGACATCAGCATCAATGTCCTGCAGACCGACGCCGCAATCAATCCCGGCAACTCAGGCGGTCCCCTGCTGAACGTCTCCGGCGAGGTCATCGGCGTCAACGTAGCCATCGCCTCGGCCGGCGCAACAACGGCCGATACGCAGTCCGGCAGCATCGGCGTCGGGTTCTCCATCCCGATCAACAACGCCCAACGCATCTCCCGGGAAATCATCGCCACCGGATCCGCGACCCACGGTCAGCTCGGCGCAAGCGTCGCGCCCCAGGCCGCCGGGACCGGTTCGCAGTTCACCGTCGGGGCCCAGGTAAGCGGTGTCACCGCCGGATCCGCCGCCGAGAAAGCCGGCATCCGAAAGGGTGACGTCATCACAGGAATCGGTGGCCGCACCGTCCAGGACGCCGAGGAACTGACCTCCGCCGTGAGCGAACAGCCCGCCGGCGCCACCGTCAAGGTCACCCTGCTCCGCGGCGGTAAGGAACAAAAACTCGACGTCACCCTCGGAACCGCACCCAAAGCATGAACACCAGACCCCGCACCCCAGAAGAGCCCGTCGTTGAGAAGGACCTGCCATGACCGTCCCGCCCGGAAACCAAGCACCAGGCAACCAAGTACCCGGCCCCCGGCCAGCGCCGGGCTGGTATCCGGACCCTGCCGGTTCCGGCCGGCTCCGTTGGTGGGACGGCACCGCCTGGACCGGGCACCTGAACGCGCCGACGCCGGCCATACCGGCGGGCCGGCCGCAGATCAGCGGGAACACCCCCGTCTATAACCTGTTCATCTGGCTGATCGTGGCACTGCCGATCATTCCGCTCATCATCCTGATGTTCTGGAACCCCGTCCTCCGGCTCCGCACAACGGGCCTCCGGCGCGTGCAGACGGCGGACCCGGCAGCGATCTTCACGCTGCCGTACTTTCTGCTGATCGCCAGCGCTTTCCTCATCTACGCTGTGTCGGCCGTGATGGCCTACCTGGACTGGCAAAAACTCCGGAGGGACGGCGTTGTCCGCCCGTTCCACTGGGCCTGGGTCTTCCTCAGCCGGGAGCTCTACGTGATCGGCCGCTCCGTGATCGTCCACGAGGTCGCACCCCGGCGCGGGCTCGCGCCTGTGTGGGCCACGATCGGCATGGTCCTGCTCGCCCTGGTCCTGGTCAGCATCAAAGCCTCCACCCTGATCACGGCCATGTCAGGCCAGCTCACCATGTGACCGCGCCGGGACCGTCGGACATGTCCGTCCAGCCTTGCGGCGCCGGTGCCGTCGCTCGGGGGTCAGATCCCGCCGGACGAGCTACTTTTTTGCGTCCCCCGGGCGGCGTGACTGCTCCCGGATTTCCGATTCCTCTTCGTATTCGCGCAGGTCGTTGGCCTGGTCGGCGGAATCACCGTGCCACTCTTCGCCGCTGACCTGGCGCTTGAACTCCTGGGTCGGCTGCGCCTCCTCGAGGGCATCGACTTCTTCCTCAAACTTCTTCTGCTCGGACTCA from Arthrobacter sp. PAMC25564 encodes:
- a CDS encoding trypsin-like peptidase domain-containing protein; protein product: MFESDGDPAASGPGRGRKTFGVPVLVGAVLTAGLLGGVTAAGAGGLLEAPSVSTAAPAASVPEQVVVNSADNAMDVSAAAKKASPSVVTISAASGNVGGTGSGIILDSQGHILTNTHVVTLDGQAATATIEVRTNDGKVYQGTVVGTDPLSDLAVVKIDAADLVPAALGDSSKVNVGDTAIAIGAPLGLQGTVTDGIVSALSRTISIASSAAPDTSGSTGSNGRRFRYAPPNGSQNSSGAGQADISINVLQTDAAINPGNSGGPLLNVSGEVIGVNVAIASAGATTADTQSGSIGVGFSIPINNAQRISREIIATGSATHGQLGASVAPQAAGTGSQFTVGAQVSGVTAGSAAEKAGIRKGDVITGIGGRTVQDAEELTSAVSEQPAGATVKVTLLRGGKEQKLDVTLGTAPKA
- a CDS encoding DUF5808 domain-containing protein, which gives rise to MTVAIVLSSTLLALVLAIALVLPSITSPTVPFGVRVPPQHADDPTVVGQTRIYRWRVLLSGIATAGVGVVIYAVTGETLLLPLSVLVLDGVWWGCFFLANHEIRAAKAAGGWYKDLHQGIAVDTGLRTDPPRFPWLWLAPALIITAATVVIGVISYPSMPEMLAVHYGANGAPHRLAAKSVGTAFSLVFVQIGVTALLVGIAAAIFRSRPDLDPAHPVGSARWYRQYMSLGAKALLGLVAMIDLGMLGSSLLMWTGTVTPWAPLVVVLPILAAVVVVVVILARNNRERDDAEEDTGLIHRDDDKHWRGGLFYINREDHALMVPRRFGLGWTLNFGNPRAAMLLAGVAAMIGLLITLRFGG
- a CDS encoding GntR family transcriptional regulator, which encodes MILNVDLASEVPLYQQIRDQIVEAIAEGVLAEGSSLPATRTLAADFGINFHTVNKAYDLLRQQGLIRLNRKTGAVVTPTAADPPFSTEWTARARILLAEAVARGLPADEVLKTCRSILDSFDARKPEETP
- a CDS encoding DUF2510 domain-containing protein, which translates into the protein MTVPPGNQAPGNQVPGPRPAPGWYPDPAGSGRLRWWDGTAWTGHLNAPTPAIPAGRPQISGNTPVYNLFIWLIVALPIIPLIILMFWNPVLRLRTTGLRRVQTADPAAIFTLPYFLLIASAFLIYAVSAVMAYLDWQKLRRDGVVRPFHWAWVFLSRELYVIGRSVIVHEVAPRRGLAPVWATIGMVLLALVLVSIKASTLITAMSGQLTM